A genomic window from Klebsiella quasipneumoniae subsp. quasipneumoniae includes:
- the pstA gene encoding phosphate ABC transporter permease PstA — translation MATIEMQSTAELAESRRKMQAKRRMKNRIALALSMATMAFGLFWLIWILMATITRGFDGMSLALFTEMTPPPNTAGGGLANALAGSGLLILWATIFGTPLGILAGIYLAEYGRKSVLAEIIRFINDILLSAPSIVVGLFVYTIVVAQMQHFSGWAGVIALALLQVPIVIRTTENMLKLVPDSLREAAYALGTPKWKMISAITLKASVSGIMTGILLAIARIAGETAPLLFTALSNQFWSTDMMQPIANLPVTIFKFAMSPFAEWQQLAWAGVLIITLCVLLLNILARVIFAKKKHG, via the coding sequence ATGGCGACCATTGAAATGCAAAGCACCGCCGAGCTGGCGGAGTCTCGCCGCAAGATGCAGGCTAAACGCCGCATGAAGAACCGTATCGCCCTGGCGCTGTCGATGGCCACCATGGCGTTTGGTTTGTTCTGGCTTATCTGGATCCTGATGGCGACGATAACCCGCGGCTTCGACGGCATGAGCCTGGCGCTGTTTACCGAAATGACGCCGCCGCCGAATACCGCGGGCGGCGGTCTGGCCAACGCCCTCGCCGGCAGCGGCCTGCTGATCCTGTGGGCAACTATCTTTGGTACGCCGCTGGGTATCCTCGCTGGAATTTATCTGGCGGAGTATGGCCGCAAGTCGGTGCTGGCGGAAATTATCCGTTTTATTAACGATATTCTGCTTTCCGCGCCGTCTATCGTGGTTGGTCTGTTCGTCTACACCATCGTGGTGGCGCAGATGCAGCACTTCTCCGGCTGGGCGGGGGTGATCGCCCTGGCGCTGCTGCAGGTGCCTATCGTTATTCGTACCACCGAAAACATGCTGAAACTGGTGCCGGATAGCCTGCGTGAAGCGGCCTATGCGCTGGGTACGCCGAAGTGGAAGATGATCTCGGCGATCACCCTGAAAGCGTCCGTCTCGGGGATTATGACCGGGATCCTGCTGGCTATCGCCCGTATCGCCGGGGAAACGGCGCCCCTGCTGTTTACCGCGCTGTCCAACCAGTTCTGGAGCACCGACATGATGCAGCCGATTGCCAACCTGCCGGTGACCATTTTCAAATTTGCCATGAGTCCGTTTGCGGAGTGGCAGCAACTGGCATGGGCCGGGGTATTGATTATCACCCTGTGCGTCTTGCTGCTGAACATCCTGGCGCGCGTTATCTTCGCCAAGAAGAAACACGGTTAA
- the pstB gene encoding phosphate ABC transporter ATP-binding protein PstB, translating to MSMVNTAPGKISVRNLNFYYGKFHALKNINLDITKNQVTAFIGPSGCGKSTLLRTFNKMFELYPEQRAEGEILLDGDNILTNTQDIALLRAKVGMVFQKPTPFPMSIYDNIAFGVRLFEKLSRADMDERVQWALTKAALWNETKDKLHQSGYSLSGGQQQRLCIARGIAIRPEVLLLDEPCSALDPISTGRIEELITELKQDYTVVIVTHNMQQAARCSDHTAFMYLGELIEFSNTDDLFTKPAKKQTEDYITGRYG from the coding sequence ATGAGTATGGTGAATACAGCCCCGGGTAAGATTTCAGTTCGCAACCTGAACTTCTACTACGGTAAATTCCATGCCCTGAAGAACATCAACCTGGATATCACCAAAAACCAGGTGACGGCGTTTATCGGTCCGTCAGGCTGTGGTAAATCCACCCTGCTGCGTACGTTCAACAAAATGTTTGAACTGTATCCGGAGCAGCGCGCGGAAGGCGAGATCCTGCTGGATGGCGACAACATTCTGACCAACACCCAGGATATCGCCCTGCTGCGTGCCAAGGTTGGCATGGTATTCCAGAAGCCAACGCCGTTTCCGATGTCCATTTACGACAACATCGCTTTCGGCGTGCGCCTGTTTGAAAAGCTGTCCCGTGCCGATATGGATGAGCGCGTGCAGTGGGCGTTGACCAAAGCCGCATTATGGAATGAAACCAAAGATAAACTGCACCAGAGCGGGTATTCTCTCTCCGGCGGTCAGCAGCAGCGCCTGTGCATCGCCCGCGGTATCGCGATCCGCCCGGAAGTCCTGCTGCTTGATGAACCTTGCTCAGCGCTGGACCCGATCTCTACCGGGCGTATCGAGGAGCTGATCACCGAGCTGAAGCAGGATTACACCGTCGTTATCGTGACTCACAACATGCAGCAGGCTGCGCGTTGCTCCGACCATACGGCATTTATGTATCTTGGCGAGCTGATTGAGTTCAGCAACACGGATGACCTGTTCACCAAGCCCGCGAAGAAACAAACTGAAGATTATATTACTGGCCGCTACGGTTGA
- the phoU gene encoding phosphate signaling complex protein PhoU, whose translation MDNLNLNKHISGQFNAELEYIRTQVMTMGGLVEQQLSDAITAMHNQDSDLAKRVIDGDKQVNMMEVAIDEACVRIIAKRQPTASDLRLVMAIIKTIAELERIGDVADKICRTALEKFSQQHQPLLVSLESLGRHTVQMLHDVLDAFARMDLDEAVRIYREDKKVDQEYEGIVRQLMTYMMEDSRTIPSVLTALFCARSIERIGDRCQNICEYIFYFVKGQDFRHVGGDELDKLLAGKDPKE comes from the coding sequence ATGGACAACCTAAATCTTAACAAACATATTTCCGGCCAGTTCAACGCTGAACTGGAGTATATCCGCACCCAGGTGATGACCATGGGTGGGCTGGTGGAGCAACAGCTTTCTGATGCGATCACCGCCATGCATAACCAGGACAGCGATCTGGCGAAACGCGTGATTGACGGCGACAAGCAGGTCAACATGATGGAAGTGGCGATCGATGAAGCCTGCGTGCGCATCATCGCCAAGCGCCAGCCGACCGCCAGCGACCTGCGCCTGGTGATGGCGATCATCAAGACCATCGCTGAGCTGGAACGCATTGGCGACGTGGCGGATAAAATCTGCCGTACCGCGCTGGAGAAGTTTTCCCAGCAGCACCAGCCGCTGCTGGTGAGCCTCGAATCGCTGGGCCGCCATACGGTGCAGATGCTGCATGACGTGCTGGATGCCTTCGCGCGTATGGATCTCGACGAGGCGGTACGTATCTATCGCGAAGACAAGAAAGTCGACCAGGAGTATGAAGGCATCGTGCGTCAGCTGATGACCTACATGATGGAAGACTCGCGCACTATCCCCAGCGTTCTGACGGCGCTGTTCTGCGCGCGCTCCATCGAACGTATCGGCGACCGCTGCCAGAATATTTGCGAATATATTTTCTACTTCGTCAAAGGCCAGGATTTCCGTCATGTGGGCGGCGATGAACTGGATAAACTGCTCGCCGGGAAAGATCCGAAAGAGTAA